In Candidatus Cybelea sp., a single window of DNA contains:
- a CDS encoding adenylate/guanylate cyclase domain-containing protein — protein MSAPESRPSGTVTFLFSDIEGSTLRWQRDPQAMADALARHNELFRAAIESNGGYVFKTVGDAFYAAFAGAPEAVAAALAAQRALNAEDFSAVEGVRVRIALHAGYAREQDGDYFGTTLNRVARLVSIGHGGQTLLSGTAAELVRDALPPDGELRDLGAHRLKDLARPERVFQLVVPDLLDAFPSLRSLDYLPNNLPQQLTSFIGRAGIVEEVKAMLHEHRLATLVGAGGAGKTRCAIQTGAELLNRYPDGVWLVELAPISDPALVTTTIARVLGVRETRDAELLTTLLGDLEQRRLLFVLDNCEHLVDETRRVASAIIGGCAGVGILATSREQLGISGERVLRMPSLQEADAVELFADRARAADDRFALTAENEPFVAEICRRLDGIPLAVELAAARVKLLSPKALTEKLSERFRVLTGGSKDAVPRHHTLRATIDWSFDLLDEPSRALFRTLSVFVGGWTLDAATAVCAQDGDEWGVLDLLSSLVDKSLVAVETKGEERRYDMLVSIREYASERLAEAGEAQAAAAKHARFYAALAKSLAPLAGELEDVQWQRSLAPELDNLRAAIDWTIVSQRDPQLGMEMLSELEWPELIATPHEALRWFEAALRLEDRVPSDLILARLLRHCVILEWLTGQPAAHREQLALAAVAVARRAGDPDEVARVLGYLGATYAHEARFDDAERVFAQAYAAPAQLSRAAANAVLRMWAAGSLARGDVDAARKRFSEVARCERPGSEAHASALLNLGELEYASGDLEAAQAAASQAKAAYTLIGSVYTVLALSNLAAYAMEAGNLDDARGYLREALQLQPRSGRGWLASVIEAHALLAALSGDFESAALLGGFSDSLYRARGEVRQQTEHRGYERLLKTLAEACSKEEIASAMESGARIGEKEALARASAIYERHGR, from the coding sequence ATGAGCGCCCCGGAGTCGCGGCCGAGCGGCACCGTCACCTTCCTCTTCTCCGATATCGAAGGAAGCACGCTGCGTTGGCAGCGAGATCCGCAGGCAATGGCGGATGCGCTCGCGCGCCATAACGAGCTCTTCCGCGCGGCGATCGAGAGCAACGGCGGATACGTCTTCAAGACCGTGGGCGATGCCTTTTACGCCGCTTTTGCCGGCGCACCGGAAGCGGTCGCGGCGGCGCTGGCCGCGCAGCGCGCGTTAAACGCGGAAGACTTCTCAGCGGTCGAAGGAGTTCGCGTGCGAATCGCCTTGCACGCCGGCTACGCGCGCGAGCAGGACGGCGATTATTTCGGGACGACCCTCAATCGCGTTGCGCGACTGGTTTCTATCGGCCACGGCGGCCAGACCCTGCTCTCGGGCACGGCCGCAGAGCTGGTGCGCGACGCGCTGCCGCCCGACGGCGAGCTGCGCGACCTTGGAGCGCATCGGCTCAAAGATCTCGCGCGGCCGGAGCGTGTCTTTCAGCTCGTCGTGCCGGATCTGCTCGACGCGTTTCCGTCGCTGCGTTCGCTCGACTATCTCCCCAATAACTTGCCGCAGCAGCTCACCTCCTTCATCGGACGCGCCGGCATCGTGGAAGAGGTCAAGGCGATGCTGCACGAGCACCGGCTCGCGACGCTGGTGGGAGCGGGCGGGGCGGGGAAGACGCGTTGCGCAATTCAGACGGGAGCCGAGCTGCTCAACCGCTATCCCGACGGCGTGTGGCTGGTCGAGCTCGCGCCGATATCCGATCCGGCGCTGGTTACGACGACGATCGCCCGGGTTCTGGGCGTACGCGAGACGCGCGACGCGGAACTCTTGACGACGCTGCTCGGCGATCTCGAGCAGCGCCGGCTCCTTTTCGTTCTCGACAACTGCGAGCATCTCGTCGACGAAACGCGGCGCGTCGCTTCGGCCATCATCGGCGGCTGTGCCGGCGTTGGGATCCTCGCGACCAGCCGCGAGCAACTCGGCATCTCCGGCGAGCGCGTCCTGCGCATGCCCTCCCTTCAAGAGGCTGACGCCGTCGAGCTCTTTGCCGATCGCGCCCGTGCCGCCGACGACCGCTTTGCGCTCACCGCCGAAAACGAGCCGTTCGTTGCTGAAATCTGCCGTCGCCTCGACGGTATTCCGCTCGCCGTCGAACTGGCGGCCGCGCGGGTCAAGCTGCTCTCCCCCAAAGCGCTCACGGAAAAGCTGAGCGAGCGTTTTCGCGTGTTGACCGGCGGGAGCAAGGACGCAGTGCCTCGCCATCATACGCTGCGCGCCACGATCGATTGGAGCTTCGATCTGCTCGACGAACCCTCGCGCGCGCTCTTTCGTACGCTCTCGGTCTTCGTCGGCGGCTGGACGCTGGACGCTGCGACGGCGGTCTGTGCTCAAGACGGCGATGAATGGGGCGTCCTCGACTTGCTTTCATCGCTGGTGGACAAGTCGCTCGTCGCGGTCGAAACGAAAGGAGAAGAGCGACGCTACGACATGCTCGTCTCGATCCGTGAGTACGCGAGCGAACGCCTCGCCGAAGCGGGTGAAGCGCAGGCGGCTGCCGCCAAGCACGCGCGCTTTTACGCGGCGTTGGCGAAAAGCCTCGCGCCGCTTGCGGGCGAGCTTGAGGACGTGCAGTGGCAGCGAAGTCTAGCCCCCGAGCTGGACAACCTGCGCGCCGCAATCGACTGGACGATCGTTTCGCAGCGGGATCCGCAGCTCGGAATGGAGATGCTCTCCGAGCTTGAGTGGCCCGAGCTGATCGCAACGCCGCATGAAGCGCTTCGCTGGTTCGAGGCGGCGCTGCGCCTCGAGGATCGCGTGCCGAGCGACCTCATCCTGGCGCGCTTGCTGCGGCATTGCGTCATCTTAGAGTGGCTGACCGGTCAACCCGCGGCGCACCGCGAACAGCTCGCGCTTGCGGCCGTGGCGGTGGCGCGACGTGCCGGAGATCCCGATGAGGTCGCGCGCGTACTCGGCTATCTCGGAGCTACGTACGCTCACGAAGCGCGTTTCGACGACGCCGAGCGCGTTTTCGCGCAAGCCTACGCCGCGCCGGCGCAGCTCTCGCGCGCGGCGGCTAATGCCGTGCTGCGCATGTGGGCCGCCGGCAGCCTCGCGCGCGGTGACGTCGACGCGGCGCGAAAGCGATTCTCGGAGGTTGCGCGTTGCGAACGGCCCGGCAGCGAGGCGCACGCGAGCGCGCTGCTCAATCTCGGCGAGCTCGAGTACGCGTCGGGCGATCTCGAAGCGGCCCAAGCCGCGGCGTCGCAGGCGAAGGCGGCCTACACGCTCATCGGTTCCGTGTATACGGTGCTGGCGCTTTCGAATCTCGCGGCGTACGCGATGGAGGCCGGCAATCTCGATGATGCGCGAGGGTACTTGCGTGAGGCGCTGCAGCTTCAGCCGAGATCGGGCCGCGGCTGGCTGGCTTCGGTCATCGAAGCGCACGCGCTGCTCGCGGCGCTCTCGGGCGATTTTGAAAGTGCCGCACTGCTCGGCGGTTTCTCCGACTCGCTCTATCGCGCGCGCGGCGAAGTACGGCAGCAAACCGAGCATCGGGGATACGAACGCCTTTTAAAAACTCTCGCGGAGGCGTGCTCGAAAGAAGAGATTGCGAGTGCAATGGAGTCGGGGGCGCGGATCGGCGAAAAAGAGGCGCTGGCCCGCGCCTCGGCGATATATGAGCGGCATGGCCGATAA
- a CDS encoding S53 family peptidase, producing the protein MDGDVWLTAWLRPRPGSELDGTKARALGEMPPSKRTYDDRASLTQATDADARDVDVLRGYCARHGIEIIAQHWRSVVMSGPIGKFVEAFGATAGIYELGDKRRFRHRSGSLHAPPEVAAILRAPFGIHQWPRSHAVGALHSEIAPLSAADIAKRYSFPDADGSGVTIGVLQMRGAFNAGDFAKCMQAQGVSAKEPIVKRVDNAELTHQVETAKDVESAIDTQIIGALAPGAQIVIYATPDDERGVLDAIRSAIFDDEHRPSILSISFGFPERLWTPIALTILDELFTAAALLGVTVFCASGDRGAEVDDANRAHVLAPASSAFAHACGGTTIAAGADASAESGWNQSGGGFSEFFLVPPWQGAVDAAAAAYGVPPGRGIPDVAAQVWPGYPVFFEGTQVAMGGTSAAAPMWAALTARLNQRLATPLGFFAPLLYERTGGALLYDVLCGGNDRYRCAAGWNPCTGLGVPNGKAIEAAVSA; encoded by the coding sequence ATGGACGGCGACGTATGGCTGACGGCCTGGCTGCGCCCGCGCCCCGGGAGCGAGCTCGATGGGACCAAAGCGAGGGCGCTGGGCGAGATGCCGCCTTCGAAACGCACCTACGACGACCGAGCCTCGCTTACGCAAGCGACGGATGCCGATGCGCGCGACGTCGACGTGCTGCGCGGTTATTGTGCGCGGCACGGCATCGAGATCATCGCGCAACACTGGCGCAGCGTCGTGATGAGCGGGCCGATCGGCAAGTTTGTCGAGGCCTTCGGCGCCACCGCCGGGATCTACGAACTCGGCGACAAGCGCCGATTCCGCCATCGTTCCGGAAGTCTGCACGCTCCACCCGAGGTCGCGGCGATTTTGCGCGCGCCCTTCGGCATCCATCAGTGGCCCCGCTCGCACGCGGTCGGCGCGCTGCACAGCGAGATCGCGCCGCTCAGCGCCGCCGATATCGCCAAGCGTTACAGCTTCCCCGATGCCGACGGCTCGGGCGTGACCATCGGCGTGCTGCAAATGCGCGGCGCGTTCAACGCCGGCGACTTCGCGAAGTGCATGCAGGCGCAGGGCGTCAGCGCGAAGGAGCCGATCGTCAAACGGGTCGACAACGCCGAGCTGACCCATCAGGTCGAAACGGCAAAAGACGTCGAGTCGGCGATCGATACGCAGATCATCGGCGCGCTCGCGCCGGGCGCGCAGATCGTCATTTACGCGACGCCCGACGACGAGCGCGGCGTGCTCGACGCGATCCGTTCGGCGATCTTCGATGACGAGCATCGGCCCTCGATACTCTCGATCAGTTTCGGCTTTCCGGAACGACTCTGGACGCCGATTGCCCTGACGATCCTCGACGAGCTCTTCACGGCCGCCGCCTTACTCGGCGTCACCGTCTTCTGCGCGTCGGGCGATCGGGGTGCCGAGGTCGACGACGCGAATCGGGCGCACGTGCTCGCACCCGCGTCGAGCGCGTTCGCCCACGCCTGCGGCGGCACGACGATTGCAGCGGGCGCCGACGCTTCGGCCGAAAGCGGCTGGAACCAAAGCGGCGGCGGGTTCAGCGAGTTCTTTTTGGTGCCGCCGTGGCAAGGCGCGGTCGATGCGGCAGCTGCGGCCTACGGCGTCCCACCCGGACGCGGCATTCCCGATGTCGCGGCGCAGGTCTGGCCGGGATATCCCGTTTTCTTCGAGGGAACGCAGGTCGCGATGGGGGGGACCAGTGCGGCGGCACCGATGTGGGCCGCGCTCACCGCGCGGCTCAATCAGCGCCTCGCTACACCGCTTGGATTCTTTGCGCCCTTGCTCTACGAAAGAACCGGCGGCGCGCTTCTTTACGATGTGCTCTGCGGAGGCAACGATCGTTACCGCTGCGCGGCGGGATGGAACCCCTGCACGGGGCTCGGTGTCCCGAATGGAAAGGCGATCGAAGCGGCGGTCAGTGCGTGA
- a CDS encoding cation:proton antiporter: MGLLAAIVPEDATTRFLTDLTAALVAASILGGIARRLGITPILGYVIAGIAIGPFALGNPASTGSLGGLSELGLILLLFSLGLDFSITELGAVGPIPMIGNVVLMVMFSAAASGLGRLFGFVHPITFGLTFALSSTAIGVALLKIFGLLDKRPGHAAVALLVAQDLIAVLILVVTISPAAELTPAGIVLPLLKAALFVVVALVVGGTLLRRVVVAFLRRAPAGAMIGFCTAVALAAAWLGHIAGLSFEFGAFIAGAVISEAAGSRMVESIVAPFREFFILVFFVSIGTFVDVRAVAQHWPAILVAGAAFAVLRVGGWSLLSRLVRQPLGTSIALGIALLPLGEFNVVLAKASLAAKRLDSGEYATAIGVTLFTILFAAIATRLFSARLRVLDTNGLAEVRAFEGAPEVLILGYGRVGRTVGSICKRAGISFAVIETDVDLVHLAQRDGAHAQYGDGADPRVVERAMVPSIRAVLSTIPDSAANVALARRLSHQSSARIIARAQRVRDVRTLRDAGAHDVLVPEAEGAYRFAETVLGELGLPEERIAAAVLDDRSRSS, translated from the coding sequence ATGGGCTTGCTGGCGGCGATCGTGCCGGAGGACGCGACGACCCGATTCCTGACGGACCTGACGGCCGCGCTCGTCGCAGCGAGCATTCTGGGCGGTATCGCGCGCCGGCTCGGCATCACGCCGATTCTCGGATACGTGATCGCGGGGATCGCGATCGGGCCGTTTGCCCTCGGCAATCCGGCGAGCACGGGATCGCTGGGGGGCTTGAGCGAGCTGGGCTTGATTCTGCTGCTTTTCAGCTTGGGTTTGGATTTCTCGATCACCGAACTCGGCGCGGTCGGCCCGATCCCAATGATCGGAAACGTCGTGCTGATGGTTATGTTCAGCGCGGCCGCCTCGGGCCTCGGACGGCTCTTCGGCTTCGTTCACCCGATCACGTTCGGCTTGACGTTCGCGCTTTCGAGCACGGCGATCGGCGTCGCGCTGCTCAAGATTTTTGGTCTGCTCGACAAGCGGCCGGGACACGCCGCGGTTGCACTGCTGGTCGCGCAGGATCTGATCGCCGTCTTGATCCTCGTCGTAACGATCAGCCCGGCGGCGGAACTGACGCCGGCCGGCATCGTGCTCCCGTTGCTGAAGGCGGCGCTCTTCGTGGTCGTCGCCCTCGTCGTCGGCGGAACGCTCTTGCGGCGCGTTGTGGTGGCGTTTTTACGCCGCGCGCCGGCCGGCGCGATGATCGGCTTTTGCACGGCCGTCGCCCTCGCCGCCGCGTGGCTCGGGCACATTGCCGGACTCTCGTTTGAGTTCGGCGCGTTCATCGCCGGCGCGGTGATTTCGGAAGCCGCCGGGAGCCGAATGGTCGAGTCGATCGTCGCACCCTTCCGCGAGTTTTTCATCTTGGTTTTTTTCGTCTCGATCGGCACGTTCGTCGACGTGCGGGCCGTCGCGCAGCATTGGCCCGCGATCCTCGTCGCCGGCGCAGCGTTCGCGGTGCTGCGCGTCGGCGGTTGGAGCCTTTTGAGCCGCCTCGTCCGTCAGCCGCTGGGCACGTCGATCGCGCTCGGCATCGCGCTGCTGCCGCTCGGCGAGTTCAACGTCGTCCTCGCGAAGGCCAGCCTCGCTGCGAAGCGCTTGGACTCCGGCGAGTACGCGACCGCCATCGGGGTCACGCTGTTTACAATCCTCTTTGCAGCGATCGCGACGCGGCTCTTCAGCGCGCGTTTGCGCGTTCTCGATACGAACGGCCTGGCGGAAGTGCGGGCCTTTGAAGGAGCGCCCGAGGTGCTCATCCTCGGATACGGGCGAGTCGGCCGAACCGTGGGCTCGATCTGCAAGCGCGCCGGCATCTCGTTCGCGGTGATCGAGACCGACGTCGACCTCGTTCACCTCGCGCAGCGCGACGGAGCCCACGCCCAGTACGGCGACGGAGCCGACCCGCGCGTCGTCGAGCGCGCCATGGTGCCCTCGATTCGCGCCGTTCTTTCGACGATTCCCGACAGCGCCGCAAACGTTGCCCTCGCCCGGCGGCTTTCCCATCAGAGCAGCGCGCGCATCATCGCCCGCGCGCAGCGCGTTCGCGACGTTCGTACGCTGCGCGACGCCGGCGCTCACGACGTTTTGGTGCCGGAGGCCGAGGGCGCGTATCGCTTTGCCGAGACGGTGCTGGGCGAGTTGGGCTTGCCGGAGGAGCGCATCGCAGCGGCCGTGCTCGACGACCGTTCGCGCTCATCGTAA
- a CDS encoding methylated-DNA--[protein]-cysteine S-methyltransferase produces the protein MTPALFRSTLDTPVGTIALSVNDEGVLVEILLPNRKPSAPANAPPAAAARGMQIACEQLREYFRGTRRTFDVPLKPAGSPFEQQVWAKLLEVPYGVTTSYGAIAAALGLSNGARAVGRANGSNPIPIVIPCHRVIGSDGTLTGYGGGLPLKRALLELEGALGPPEPLLFATL, from the coding sequence ATGACTCCCGCCCTCTTTCGCTCCACGCTCGACACTCCGGTCGGAACCATTGCGCTCTCGGTAAACGACGAGGGCGTGTTGGTCGAGATTCTGCTTCCGAACCGCAAGCCCTCAGCACCGGCGAACGCACCGCCGGCGGCGGCGGCGCGCGGAATGCAGATCGCGTGCGAGCAGCTCCGTGAATACTTCCGGGGAACGCGCCGCACGTTCGACGTACCGTTGAAACCGGCCGGCTCGCCGTTCGAGCAGCAGGTCTGGGCAAAATTGCTGGAGGTGCCGTACGGCGTGACGACTTCGTACGGAGCGATCGCCGCCGCGCTCGGACTCTCCAACGGCGCCCGTGCGGTCGGCCGAGCTAACGGTTCGAATCCGATTCCGATCGTTATCCCATGCCATCGCGTCATCGGTTCGGACGGCACTTTAACCGGCTACGGCGGAGGGCTGCCGCTCAAGCGCGCGCTGCTCGAGCTCGAAGGCGCGCTCGGGCCGCCCGAACCGCTTCTCTTCGCGACGCTTTAG
- a CDS encoding VOC family protein has protein sequence MEQVDRRLVIAYPVADLARAKALFSVLLGTEPYADSNYYVGFRLGPIEVGLAPQRGEKTQDGPIAYWAVGDINERLQRLLDSGAAPVQEVKDVGGGALTAMVKDADGNILGMVQ, from the coding sequence GTGGAACAAGTTGACCGCCGCCTCGTAATCGCATATCCGGTCGCCGACCTCGCCCGCGCGAAAGCGCTCTTCAGCGTGCTGCTCGGCACCGAGCCGTACGCCGATTCAAACTATTACGTCGGCTTTCGCCTCGGTCCGATCGAGGTTGGTTTGGCCCCGCAGCGCGGCGAAAAGACGCAGGACGGACCGATCGCCTACTGGGCGGTAGGCGATATCAACGAACGCCTGCAGCGCCTGCTGGATTCCGGCGCTGCTCCCGTGCAAGAGGTCAAAGATGTCGGCGGCGGCGCATTGACCGCAATGGTAAAAGACGCCGACGGAAATATTCTGGGGATGGTTCAGTAG